The Triticum urartu cultivar G1812 chromosome 6, Tu2.1, whole genome shotgun sequence genome includes the window atgaataataaacatttatcatgatataaggaaataaaataataacattattattgcctctagggcatatttccttcagttgatagtcttcaagcgggtccatatgggtcgGGTGCTTATTTCTTGCCTAAGTTTTTACAACTCTTGTTCTTGAACTATTGgcttttgagttgtaacacttaaacttgatggtcgtctgccaCTTTTGCTGCTACCTTATGATGCGATGATAAATCCCGCATGAAGTCATTCTGCAGACGCCCATTTCTCATTATGCATTTCATTATCTTCATTACATTTGTGTATGCAAGATGAATGGTCTCCATgtgttgaagaggatctccacaaagcaaaacctgccatgtgcagctgcattcaaaagcaaaacatttatatgcacatcttcagggggagcctctTCCAACCTATGAAGACAATGCCCATGTACTTTATtttttcacatacttttatccctattgaaaacttcaaccagtttgtcatcaatcaccaaaaagggggagattgtaagtgcatctagtgccacccctagttggttttggagtattgacgacaaacatggttgagggactaatgtgttcgtgagaattacaggataacacgggtagtagtccctcattgatacgatttacctaccagagatgacccctaaaaatgtatgaagacattgaagacaatggtggttcgtgaagacattcacgtTGAAGATAGTGacttgtgaagacattcacttgaagactatggagtgcgaagacatggTTTCTTTCGTAGTTCcattttcttctttattgagtgaTATGAACCATCgaactgttaagtggggtccaaatGAATAAAGTCagatgactgaagtgatgctcaaccaaaatcctatgtcttcgaacgaagacaatgagagcgaatcttatCCAGAtttggatgagtcagctttgaTTGCAGCCCAAGCCaagttgccgcgtgtgtttgaaatccaATCGTTGGAGACGTGttggttccttagtgacccagggtcatttcagacatatcatgtcgggttgcctcctggctataaatagcccaccccctacatcataaattggtggctgctccgagttagtgcacgacttttgtcgtttaagagcaacccacctccgaagcctttgagaacgagatccttgcgaggacaaaacccaaaacacccagagccaaagagtgctAGACATCATTAAAGTTTTTTTGTTCGCGTGACCTGAaaacttgttacacttgaggattgtgtatcctccagccggttaggcgtcatgtTCTGATAATCCAAAAGTCATTGTGGATCGTCGGTGAATGAAATCTGTAAACATTTgaaagtctaccttgaagacttactagagtgattgggtaaggactaggtgtccttaacttaaggggaataaggtgaagacacatTCTTCTGAGTTCACTCAGCCTCCCTAAGCAGAtgtacaattgtcacagcaactgaaactggtctaccaaatccttgtcttcatcAAACTACTAGTTTTATCTCTTTCCTTTTTTACATttcagtttgtcttcgtgaagtcttTGCTTGCTTGGCTAATCAGTTAGACTTTACTGTGCAAAGGCGATTGGAAAGTGCGACGGAAGGGAAGAAGAAATGTGGGTAGGGTTTCCAGATCTTACGTGAAGGAACGAAAAAAAAATGACGAGCATTTTGTGCCCAAACATCGTCGCAACGGGCAGCATATGCTTTGGTTGTGCGCAATGCGAACCCTGCTGCGCCCACGCGTACCCTCAATCAAGAAACCAAAAAGACAGCGCCCACGCGTCGCAGCGTCTGCACCCACCGAACCCATCGCTGTCCCCTTTCCCCCGTTTCACGCCCGCCCACGCGGCCCCGCACCGCACAACGGCTCGCCACAAAGCCAACAAACCCAGCAGCCCCAGCCCTTTCCGCCTCCCCCCGCTCCCAAACCAAGCCCCGCCCCCGTTCTGTCCCTCCGCAAAACCCTAGCTCCGTACACGCGCGGCGACCTCCACCATGAAGGGCAAGGCCGACACCTCCAAGAAGGGCGAGGGCAGGTAAGATCTCCGCCTCTTTCGAAACTCCGCGAGGAAGGGTGCGGGGATCTCCGCCGTGGCCGGACATTTCACATCTGTGTAGGTTGTCTGACTGGTTGGTTCTTGCAGGCTCAAGGCCGCCGGCGGCGCCAGCAAGAGGAAGAAGGACGCCGCTGCCGCTGGCAAGCCCAAGCGCCCACCCTCCGCCTTCTTCGTCTTCATGTGAGCCCTCTCTCTCTAGCCCTGCTATTCCATCTCCCAGATCTCCAGATCTGTTCTACTTCTTGTTCAGCTTTGGTGGTTTCGTCCGGGTTTCTTAGTATATCTCGTGCCTGTTTCGCAGGTCTGAGTTCAGGCAGCAGTACAACGCGGAGAACCCCAACAACAAGAGTGTCGCCAACGTGAGCCACCTTACCCTGTTTTCTTCTCACTTTTATCTTCGCTTGTATAGACATCTCAAGCTGCTTTTGCCGTGCTGAGTGATTAGGTGAGCAAGGCGGCGGGTGAGAAGTGGAGAGCTATGTCTGATGAGGTGAGTGCATCTTTCAATGCTCAAACAGTCTCTGCATAGATCTTTCCTAGTGCACTTACCTGTTACTGTACTTGCTAAACATTCCTAAGCTGCACATAATTACAGCTTTTGTTCTTCAATGTATGTTTATGTGAAGTGGCTCTGTTGTAACTGAATAGTTAAATGCAATCTGCACATCTGTTTGTTCCAATAAACAACATATTCGTTACCGGGTGGCATGATTAATGTACTGTATATTTGGTTTATTGACCGGTTTAATTTGTTAGGACAAAGCACCTTATGTGGAAAAGGCTGAACAGAAGAAGAAGGACTATGAGAAGACCAAAGCCACCTTTGATAACAAGGTAACCTTGGGATCATGGTGCATGTTCGTCCAATTGTGAAGGTTACAAAGTTTTAGTGCTAATTTGACATATCTAATTCTTTCAGGAGAGTGCGAGCTCCAAGAAGGCCAAGACTCAGAACGATGAGGAGGTCAAATCTGAGGTCGAAGATGAGGGTAGCGATGAGGTATAAACATTGAGCATTTTGGTTGATGGTTGGTTTATGTTTGTAGCGCCCAATGATGTTTACCCGCTAGTGCTTTTAGTGACACTCTTGATTTTTCTGTCTGCAGGAAAACGAGGACGATGATGAGTAAATAGTGTATCAGAGTATGAGGTAGCAAATTGGGTGTTGGGTCCCCGCTTAGTGTACTAGTTTGCTATCCTGCTATCCTCAGTGTTAGATGATGAGATTTGGAAGTAGATGTTGTGTTTGTGTGTTAAGGGGGCCCTTTTAGACTTGTGGACTCATGGTTTGAGAAGTTGCTTAGTAGTGTATTAGCAGAGAGGAAGCTGAGAATGCTACCAGCTGTTCCAATGCTTTTCTCTTGCTAACCACCTGTGTAAGAACTTGTTTTCATTCGCTAATCTGATGACTGCCCAGCCATTGGCTCTTGGTTAATTTCGCCTTAAATTTGTCGTGGTTACTTCTTCTGTGTGCTACTGTGTGTAATCTATCTGCTTCGTTTGGCTTTTTGTAACTCGGTTGAATTCTTAGCTGTGACTTCATCTGCCCGAGTCTGTTGGTGATATTTGGTGTTTGCTGGGATTATTTCCGAGCTACAGCTGAGAATGCTACTAGCTGTTCCAATGCTACTGTGTCCCATCCAGCGCGGATCGCTGCCGGTTAGCTTCAAGAGAAGCTCTATTTGTTGATCTCGTCATGGCGTCTAACTGCAGGTAGCGGTGCGGCCGCAGGGTTGCCTAGATGCTGCAAAACAGCAGATGCTGGTTAGGAGACGCAGCCGCTCAGGATAATGCGAATATTAATAACGCGATTTATAACTCGTCGTCTACGCTTCCGTAGCATAGTGGTAGTGCGTTCGCTTCGTAAGCGAAAGGTCGTGAGTTCGATCCTCACCGGGAGCATATTTTTTTGGCCTCAAGATTTTGGTAAGGTTCTCTCCCCTTCGTTCAGTCCTACgctttcctcttcctcttccattttGACTTTTTCTCTCGCGAAAACCGCCTCAAACACATTATAACAAGCATTAAAGTTTCTTTTTCCGCATCCTACATTTTCACAAATACTGTGATTCTCAAGCAGATTTAAGTTTTGAAGATCAAATGGGGATGTCAAATTGAAGTACCAAATGAAGAGAAGCGAATGATATGATCCAAGAGTTAgctatattttttatttattgTATGATAAAACAGTATAACTGGGTCGATAAACCCCTAACTTTCTTTAATGTAATCTTATACAGGATGTAATTATTGTTTGATATCAATAAAAAGAGCCATGACAGGCTTCCCTAGGAAAAAAACGCAACACTATGCACATCCCACTCCGTGCATACCGTAACATTGTACGGCTGAAATTTATCCTAATCAACCTAACAAAAAGGTGTAGGATGAAAATAGATCCTAATCAGTTCAAAACAGGCATATGTCTCGACGGATAAAAGGCATTGGAGTAAATGATTATGAACTGGGAGATGTAGAGAATTATTTAATTTTACGCACGACAAACATTTAAATATCTCACAACAAAATGGCATATCCAATTGTTCCTTAGCTACAGTACATGGATGGTATTCTTCCAATGTGCATGAATCATTGTTTGAACTTCACAGTCTTTTAAGTGTGATTTCTTTTGATCTGGTCAACAAAAACTTTCACCGATAATTAATAAAtcatttgaaaaaaaatgttgaacaagtatttcaAAAAATCTAGCCAAGCATTGggaaaatgttaaatgtgtatagattAAATATTGACCATACATTAAAAATAGTGATTTTTATTATTGTATATTAAAATATTAATCAgtcatttgaaaaatgttaatcaagcatttgacaaattgttaaatgtgtatagaaaaatgttgaccatgcaTTCAAAAAATATTAATCTTGCATTCGGAGAAATGTTGAtaaagcatttgaaaaatgttaaacgtgcatagaaaaaatgttgaccatttATTAGAAAAATATTAATTTTGCACTTCAAAAATTTTAATCAAGAATTTGAAAAAGTTTAAAGTGTGTATAAAAAAATATTGACCATGAATTCAAAGAATGTTAAtcttgtatttaaaaaatattaatctAGCATTTAAAAAATATGCATAGAAAAATGTTGACTATGTATAAAAAATGTTAAATTTGTATTGGAAAGATGTAAACATGTATTAGAAAAAATGCTGTTGACATATAAAAAAAATAGAATGAAAATCCAAACTAaccaaaaaaatgaaaactaaaaaagaaacaaaataaaccaaaagaaaaaggaaaaagaaaaacaaaacaaagaaatAAATGAAAAAAGAATAAGAAAAGGAGAAGAAAAATGAAAAGAAACAAAAGGAATCAAAAACGAAAAAGAACCGAAGAAAACCGAATGAAACAGAAGAAACcgaagaaagaaaagaaaaaaacaaaagaaaacagaAAATCAGTGTAAAAACGGCTCTTTTCGTTCTAGTAGGTTACGCACGACTTATTAAACACAAACTCGATGTTAGCTCAGTGGGTAACAATTCTAAGAAGCAACCAGGAGATCCCAGGTTCAATCCCCTCTCGTAAATATATACCCAATGGGCCGGCCCGATTAGTCAAAAAGCTTGAGCAAGATATAGCGCTCGCGCTCCGGCTTACGGGTTTAGGGCGTTGCCCGGCACGGCTCGGTTTTCTATGAgttttttcatgttttttgttTTCCCACGTGGGCATTTTATCATTTTTTAACTCGATGCGCTGGTTCGTCTCCTCATGACTCATGAGTTGCACCAATTAGTACTAGAGACTAAGGCACGCTTCGCTGCGCCGTTCTTCACTCGTGAAATTTACTTTTTTATATATCTATTGATTATTGTGATTAGTTGTTTTGCTTTGATTTTATCTGTGTGACTTTTTTAATGTTTTTATGGTATTTTTTTTTCAAGAGAAGAGACAAGTTATTTGATGTAtggttgtgaagcctttgcacattttggccttgttttttttttaaaaagaagGATTACCCCAGGCTCTGCATCAGTATGATGCTCACAACCATCTTTATTCATTATTCACCAGAGTCTAACAAAATCAATAGAGGGATCAACCCGAAGCCTCCTTCTAGGCGAATACAATCGCTACACCTACAAGTATACAGATGCGCCATGTCCGCATAATAGACACAATCTAATCTAGTGGGCTTAAGACCATCCCGTCTAAGCGTCTCATAACGTGCATCGCCTGCGCACGCTCTAGAATCCGTCGCCGCCATGGTGTCAACTTGTGGTGATTGTTTGAGCCTCTTGGGAGTTCTTATTTCACGCTAAACCGATGGAATTGCTATTATGACGCTCACATGGGTCAGCACACGAAGATCTTGCTCGCTCAGCTTGGCTCCCTGCTCCTCTCGCTCGTTTAGTTTTTTCCCCTCACCCCACTACTAGCTCAAAAAAATGCCTATCTTTTTTTATTTGAAAAGGTTAGTTACATTAAATGATGTTTAATGAATTTTATAAATATTATGACTTTTAAAAACCATGAATTTTAGAAACATTCGTGAATTGAAAAATATATTCATGGTTTCAACATGTTCGTAAAATAAAAACTTCTCAAACTTAAAGTATGTTCACAAACTTTACATGACCGTGAACTTAAAGATATCCACAAATTTAATAAATATTAACGAACTTGAAGAATTAAAAAATATGTTTATGTTTTTTAAAGTACACAAATTTTAATAAGTTCTCATGAATTAAAACatgaaaaaataaaaagagaaaataaataaatctaaACAACACACACTTACGTGTGGGGCCCTATTGACCCCCACAATCCTCGAAGCACCACAACGCTTCAATTCAAGGGAGCTTGAGATCTCTATAGATGTGTTCCTTTTTCTTATTTCACCTTTTGCTTTCTGATCTTATTTATTTTAT containing:
- the LOC125512302 gene encoding high mobility group B protein 4-like, coding for MKGKADTSKKGEGRLKAAGGASKRKKDAAAAGKPKRPPSAFFVFMSEFRQQYNAENPNNKSVANVSKAAGEKWRAMSDEDKAPYVEKAEQKKKDYEKTKATFDNKESASSKKAKTQNDEEVKSEVEDEGSDEENEDDDE